In Onychostoma macrolepis isolate SWU-2019 chromosome 04, ASM1243209v1, whole genome shotgun sequence, one DNA window encodes the following:
- the c04h11orf98 gene encoding uncharacterized protein C11orf98 homolog: MPFTFLSEFVDFYYVRFSGAGFRLHRHSSSSSMGPGAKINRPKTELAKNLFKRRRVLSQEKRKKKRIVGAVIDRDIITKHHLKKRSSSSRANITLSGKKRRKLIKQLAHMEREKIATEAETQKTLPAPPPPPPLKKKKKPKKTRRAAAANHTDTMDVE; this comes from the exons ATGCCCTTTACATTTTTGTCTGAATTCGTGGACTTTTATTATGTACGGTTCTCTGGCGCTGGTTTCCGGCTTCACagacacagcagcagcagcagcatggGACCAGGAGCGAAAATAAACAGACCCAAAACT GAATTGGCCAAGAATCTGTTCAAGAGACGCAGGGTTCTGAGTCaagagaagaggaagaagaagcGGATCGTAGGAGCCGTGATCGACCGGGACATCATCACCAAACACCATCTGAAGAAGCGCAG CTCCAGCTCCAGAGCCAACATCACGCTCTCGgggaagaagaggaggaagcTGATCAAGCAGCTGGCGCACATGGAGCGAGAGAAGATCGCCACCGAAG CGGAGACGCAGAAGACGCTCCccgctcctcctcctcctcctcctctgaagaagaagaagaaacccAAGAAAACCAGAAGAGCAGCGGCAGCGAACCACACAGACACGATGGATGTGGAATAA
- the si:zfos-932h1.3 gene encoding zinc finger protein 497 has product MDEENCAEIANAGGALPLASLRLLVPPLHLMSAFMWQVLQQKSVMHYGKLEEFVCVVTETLPQLLEFRQRAQLMLGLRARVVLELCHAAASPRAVQLHLDKIQIPAAPPGHTGADADLRTSVSNFRALVLALLKDPVEKAYFFQEVFPLEYGARFDTALKELMWELLSSLEKLLPVPDFNKTLAWLNPAPAGLEDCMRSDPSDLRLLLQQHQLFTDAHSWQRGRVGTLPRSSGDCILSSLSVPPSARLALAAEPVLYQVQPPALAILSPLGSDTIIVTDYTEVELSSQEESEELMEKEEVLLDQSPAVSAEEAAPFTDKPTHGDASDGPATTTSHNETQNDHNLQNQVLTEEFNQPNPDDERDGADAGSDTSPPQEVKTSGSDADQKPPQRRGRGRPRKTRETTDQKNVVKTPRRRVKPENSAEERSAVTPHGDLADGSAEPPSTPETPSTGLYRTRKTCKTDPPASTDNPRARHACETCGRKFTRRSDVQRHQLTHTGERPFHCSQCQKTFQHAWDLTKHCRKMHGEASFTCRICQSAFANLRLLTVHHKKSHSGELPHYCSICGEASGSLGALVTHRKTHSATQQYRCDQCGEAFDTLLQRSLHRRSHRRRTHFKCPQCEKTFTRRTDVKRHQLSHTGERPHQCSVCGKRFGLRAGLQKHLATHTGERPFCCPYCSKSFTQLSILRRHERMHTGERPYLCSQCGKRFLSLGELIKHDKTHADERPHSCPQCHKSFKLKRALQEHLLAHSGARPFPCDYCGKMFAKPFALNRHHLIHTGERPFSCGHCERTFLTSSERALHERIHTGERPFCCAACPRRFRSSSELARHRRSHSQERPYRCAYCPKAFASAAKLKNHTRVHTGQSKPKRPAVTVTEVCVTLE; this is encoded by the exons ATGGACGAAGAAAACTGCGCTGAAATCGCGAACGCAG GCGGCGCTCTTCCTCTGGCGTCTCTGCGGCTGCTGGTTCCTCCGCTGCACCTGATGTCTGCCTTCATGTGGCAGGTGCTGCAGCAGAAGAGCGTGATGCATTATGGGAAGCTGGaggagtttgtgtgtgtggtgacGGAGACGCTGCCGCAGCTGCTGGAGTTCAGGCAGCGAGCGCAGCTGATGCTGGGTCTGAGAGCCAGG GTGGTGCTGGAGCTGTGTCACGCCGCCGCGAGCCCCAGAGCCGTGCAGCTCCACCTGGACAAGATCCAGATCCCAGCCGCTCCGCCCGGACACACG GGTGCTGACGCTGATCTCAGGACGTCCGTCTCTAACTTCAGAGCTCTGGTTCTGGCGCTGCTCAAGGACCCGGTGGAGAAAGCCTATTTCTTCCAG GAGGTGTTTCCGCTGGAGTACGGCGCGCGCTTCGACACGGCGCTGAAGGAGCTGATGTGGGAGCTGCTCTCGTCTCTGGAGAAACTACTTCCTGTTCCAGACTTTAACAAA acGCTGGCGTGGCTCAATCCTGCCCCCGCTGGTCTGGAGGACTGTATGCGGAGCGACCCGAGCGACCTGCGTCTCCTCCTGCAGCAGCACCAGCTCTTCACAGACGCTCACAGCTGGCAGAGAGGCAGAGTGG GCACTCTTCCTCGCTCGTCTGGAGACTGCATCCTCTCCTCTCTGTCCGTGCCTCCGTCCGCACGCCTGGCTCTCGCTGCAGAGCCGGTCCTGTATCAGGTCCAGCCGCCGGCGCTGGCCATCCTGAGTCCGCTGGGCTCCGACACCATCATCGTCACCGACTACACGGAGGTGGAGCTCAGCAGCCAGGAGGAGTCCGAGGAGCTGATGGAGAAGGAGGAGGTGCTCCTGGACCAGAGTCCTGCTGTTTCTGCAGAAGAAGCTGCGCCTTTCACTGACAAACCCACTCACGGCGACGCCAGCGACGGCCCGGCGACAACAACATCCCATAATGAGACGCAGAATGACCACAATCTGCAGAACCAAGTCTTGACGGAAGAATTCAACCAGCCTAACCCAGACGATGAGAGAGACGGGGCTGATGCAGGAAGTGACACGTCTCCACCACAGGAAGTCAAAACGTCCGGATCAGACGCGGACCAGAAACCGCCGCAGAGGAGAGGCCGAGGAAGACCCAGAAAAACTAGAGAGACGACTGACCAAAAAAACGTGGTAAAAACACCACGTCGACGAGTTAAACCGGAGAACAGCGCGGAGGAACG gAGTGCCGTCACACCGCACGGAGATCTTGCAG ATGGCTCTGCCGAGCCGCCCAGCACACCTGAAACACCTTCCACCGGCCTGTATCGCACACGGAAAACCTGCAAAACCGATCCGCCGGCCTCCACTGACAACCCTCGCGCTCGGCACGCGTGCGAAACCTGCGGCAGAAAGTTCACGCGCAGATCGGACGTCCAGCGGCACCAGCTGACACACACGGGTGAGCGTCCCTTCCACTGTAGCCAGTGCCAGAAGACCTTCCAGCACGCCTGGGATCTGACCAAACACTGCCGCAAGATGCACGGCGAGGCCAGCTTCACCTGCCGGATCTGCCAGAGCGCCTTCGCCAACCTGCGCCTGCTGACGGTGCACCACAAGAAGAGCCACTCCGGCGAGCTCCCGCACTACTGCTCCATCTGCGGCGAGGCCAGCGGCTCGCTCGGGGCGCTCGTGACGCACCGCAAGACCCACAGCGCCACGCAGCAGTACCGCTGCGACCAGTGCGGCGAGGCCTTCGACACGCTGCTGCAGAGATCCCTGCACCGCCGGAGCCACCGCAGGCGCACGCACTTCAAATGCCCGCAGTGCGAGAAAACCTTCACGCGGCGCACCGACGTCAAGCGGCACCAGCTGAGCCACACGGGCGAGCGTCCGCATCAGTGCTCCGTCTGCGGCAAGCGCTTCGGGCTCCGCGCCGGGCTCCAGAAGCACCTGGCCACGCACACCGGCGAGCGTCCGTTCTGCTGCCCGTACTGCTCCAAGAGCTTCACGCAGCTGTCCATCCTGCGACGGCACGAGCGCATGCACACGGGCGAGCGGCCCTACCTCTGCTCGCAGTGCGGGAAACGCTTCCTATCGCTCGGGGAGCTCATCAAACACGATAAAACGCACGCCGACGAGCGCCCGCACTCCTGCCCGCAGTGCCACAAGAGCTTCAAGCTGAAGCGCGCTCTCCAGGAGCATCTGCTGGCGCACAGCGGCGCGCGGCCGTTCCCCTGCGACTACTGCGGGAAGATGTTCGCCAAGCCCTTCGCGCTGAACCGGCACCACCTGATCCACACCGGCGAGCGGCCCTTCTCCTGCGGTCACTGCGAGCGCACCTTCCTGACCTCCAGCGAGCGGGCGCTGCACGAGCGCATCCACACCGGCGAGCGGCCCTTCTGCTGCGCTGCGTGTCCCCGGCGCTTCCGCAGCAGCTCGGAGCTCGCCAGACACCGCCGCAGTCACTCGCAGGAGCGGCCCTACCGCTGCGCTTACTGCCCCAAAGCCTTCGCCAGCGCCGCCAAGCTCAAGAACCACACCAGGGTCCACACGGGCCAGAGCAAACCCAAACGCCCGGCCGTGACGGTGACGGAAGTGTGCGTCACTTTAGAGTAA